A genome region from Penicillium psychrofluorescens genome assembly, chromosome: 3 includes the following:
- a CDS encoding uncharacterized protein (ID:PFLUO_005181-T1.cds;~source:funannotate), with protein MDGEMDVDATDQRGTKRVAESESEDVSKAKRIKALDPDVVNKIAAGEIIVAPMHALKELVENAVDAGSTSIEVLVKDGGLKLLQITDNGHGIDREDLPILCERFTTSKLKEFEDLSSIGTYGFRGEALASISHIAHLTVTTKTANSSCAWRAHYGDGKLVPAKPGQSAAPKATAGRGGTQITVEDLFYNVPTRRRAFRSSSEEYAKILDVVGRYAVHCSGVAFSCRKHGDSGVSISTPVAASTVDRIRQIHGSAVANEIVEFETADKKLGFRASGLATNANYHVKKTVILLFINHRAVESTAIKRAVEQTYSAFLPKGGHPFVYIDLEIEPHRVDVNVHPTKREVNFLNEDEIIEMVCSEVRSKLAQVDSSRTFLTQSLLPGAQAIESLQHDQPISSEAAAAADQERPAAAATPKTPATSKRPYENNLVRTDSKIRKITSMLVPAPSPSQDPSHANAATEPGNLPSDDGLQYETTDRQPLRIALTSIKNLRATVRNDMHNALTEMFASHTYVGLVDERRRLAAIQSGVKLHLVDYGLAGSEFFYQVGLTDFGNFGVIRLDPAPKLVDLLKIAAETERDDHLAQNPQPPSHEDTAIETIFASAAETVAATLIERRHMLDEYFSLQISAEGELCTIPLLLKGYVPSLAKLPRFLLRLGPYVDWSSEEGCFRTFLRELAAFYTPEQLPLPPSRRDESGGDVEDVEQDEEEESFIQTRRAQMARMLEYTLFPALRARLIATTGLLRGVVEVADLKGLYRVFERC; from the exons ATGGACGGCGAGATGGATGTCGACGCGACTGACCAGCGTGGGACAAAGCGTGTAGCTGAGTCTGAATCTGAGGATgtctccaaggccaagagGATCAAA GCCCTGGACCCCGATGTCGTGAACAAGATTGCCGCcggcgagatcatcgtcgccCCAATGCACGCGCTGAAGGAGTTGGTAGAAAACGCCGTGGATGCAGGCTCGACCTCTATCGAAGTGCTGGTCAAGGACGGGGGCCTGAAGCTGCTGCAAATCACCGACAACGGGCATGGCATTGAT CGAGAGGACTTGCCCATTCTCTGTGAGAGattcaccacctccaagctGAAAGAGTTTGAGGATCTCTCCTCGATCGGAACATATGGGTTCCGTGGTGAAGCTCTCGCAAGCATCAGCCACATTGCGCATTTGACCGTCACGACAAAGACAGCCAACTCAAGCTGTGCCTGGCGAGCGCACTACGGGGATGGGAAGCTGGTCCCCGCAAAGCCAGGACAGAGCGCCGCGCCCAAAGCCACGGCTGGGCGCGGCGGGACTCAGATCACA GTGGAAGATCTCTTTTACAATGTCCCCACCCGTCGTCGCGCATTTCGCTCCTCGAGCGAGGAATACGCCAAGATCCTGGATGTGGTCGGCCGGTACGCCGTGCACTGCTCCGGAGTCGCATTCTCATGCCGCAAGCACGGTGACTCTGGTGTGAGTATCTCCACGCCTGTCGCTGCGAGCACCGTCGACAGAATCCGTCAGATCCACGGCAGCGCAGTGGCGAACGAAATCGTCGAGTTCGAGACCGCGGACAAAAAGCTGGGGTTCCGGGCGTCGGGCCTGGCGACCAACGCCAACTACCACGTCAAGAAGACTGTGATTTTGCTATTCATTAATCATCGCGCAGTGGAGTCGACCGCCATCAAGCGGGCAGTCGAGCAGACCTACTCTGCCTTCTTGCCCAAGGGCGGACATCCATTTGTGTACATCGACTTGGAGATCGAGCCTCACCGTGTGGATGTCAATGTGCACCCGACGAAGCGGGAAGTGAACTTCCTCAACGAAGACGAAATCATCGAGATGGTATGCAGCGAGGTCAGATCCAAGCTAGCGCAGGTGGACTCGAGCCGAACGTTCCTGACGCAGAGCCTGCTGCCAGGCGCCCAAGCCATCGAGTCTCTCCAACACGATCAACCCATCTCATctgaagcagcagcagcagccgatcaAGAaaggccagcagcagcagcaactCCCAAGACACCAGCCACATCCAAAAGACCCTACGAAAACAACCTCGTTCGCACAGACTCCAAAATCCGCAAAATCACATCCATGCTAGTCCCAGCTCCAAGTCCCTCCCAAGACCCATCCCACGCCAACGCAGCGACCGAGCCAGGCAATCTACCCTCAGACGACGGCCTCCAATACGAAACAACAGACCGCCAACCCCTCCGCATAGCCCTCACATCGATCAAGAACCTCCGCGCCACCGTGCGCAACGACATGCACAATGCCCTAACAGAGATGTTCGCCTCGCACACCTacgtcggcctcgtcgacgagcgCCGCCgtctcgccgccatccaaTCCGGCGTCAAACTCCACCTCGTCGACTACGGCCTCGCAGGCAGCGAATTCTTCTACCAAGTCGGCCTAACAGACTTTGGGAACTTCGGCGTGATTCGCCTCGACCCGGCGCCCAAACTGGTCGATCTCCTCAAGATCGCCGCGGAGACGGAGCGAGACGATCATCTAGCGCAGAACCCGCAACCCCCAAGCCACGAAGATACAGCGATAGAGACCATCTTCGCCAGCGCAGCGGAGACGGTAGCTGCCACGCTGATCGAGCGCCGCCATATGCTGGACGAGTACTTCTCTCTCCAGATcagcgccgagggcgagctATGCACCATCCCGCTCCTGCTCAAGGGGTACGTCCCCTCGCTGGCGAAGCTGCCGCGGTTTCTACTGCGCCTGGGCCCGTACGTGGATTGGAGCTCGGAGGAGGGTTGCTTCCGGACGTTTCTGCGCGAACTAGCGGCGTTTTATACGCCGGAGCAGTTGCCGCTTCCTCCATCGAGGCGGGATGAGTCTGGtggggatgttgaagatgttgaacaggatgaagaggaagagtcATTTATTCAGACTCGGCGTGCGCAGATGGCCCGAATGCTGGAGTACACTCTCTTCCCGGCTCTGCGCGCTAGACTCATTGCTACGACGGGTTTGCTgaggggggtggtggaggtggctGATTTGAAGGGGCTGTATCGTGTGTTTGAGCGGTGCTGA
- a CDS encoding uncharacterized protein (ID:PFLUO_005182-T1.cds;~source:funannotate) yields the protein MTTVVVQQHHTLRHATPPPPTSIPSTLTVNRRPSPIPNKHLPVCPTGPAPADTSQPSPPTSPTDQPVSLLSPPDRFTRLSQSTCPTVYAIDAHTLSAALDQLSSQPLPDPSQMFPWLHGLHQDNHLQLGFFASRKRSLRRSPKCWRGITVVKLRGDLSKARIKGAISPGEVLAPAPASRFLMADPREGFSVRNFHIQTAKLAAMSDIVVYGEDTASKAELLALAEEFATAQHAYRLQHDPAQERPSYNTFVISTSFSEIEKHYPSLIAVNSKGVFTGQVMDFFQWERLEMCSMSRASEISTNVWLGPTPDHMLRTGACEHPIEESYDLLIEASDLASIPGPRFLAMTDKQLEKGPQRMEFPSSGSLVLPSGHTREIEDFVNTVRWIYYLTHPDEPVEESIPSEDDDIAMVNLRKKARRVFIHCADGYTESSLLAIAYFMFAEGVPAHEAWLRLHCEKKRNFFTYPTDVAFLCHVQERLLQESPECHRVDVTDMWDPNWFLKIDGSLPSRILPYLYLGNLAHANNPELLWKLGIRRVLSIGEPVTWSDEERAKWGPENLMYIDNVQDNGIDPLSLEFDRCLDFIGHGKKDDATLVHCRVGVSRSASICITEVMASQGLSFPRAYCFVRARRLNVIIQPHLRFVYELLQWEELQMKKQGRPVKRELEWPTIAREIALLNKPYSRG from the exons ATGACGACTGTTGTGGTCCAGCAGCACCATACCCTGCGCCATGccactcctccccctcccACTTCCATCCCCTCTACGCTGACCGTCAATCGACGGCCCAGCCCAATCCCAAACAAGCACCTGCCAGTGTGTCCGACGGGCCCAGCACCAGCAGACACCTCTCAACCCTCACCTCCGACCAGCCCGACTGATCAGCCCGtctctctgctctccccGCCCGATCGCTTTACCCGACTATCACAGTCGACTTGCCCCACTGTATATGCCATCGACGCCCACACCCTCTCCGCGGCGCTGGACCAGCTGTCTTCGCAGCCCTTGCCGGACCCGTCGCAGATGTTCCCGTGGTTACATGGCCTGCACCAGGATAACCATTTGCAATTGGGGTTCTTCGCCAGTCGGAAACGGTCGCTGCGCCGGTCGCCGAAATGCTGGCGCGGCATCACCGTCGTGAAACTGCGCGGAGATCTGAGCAAGGCGCGCATCAAGGGTGCTATCAGTCCCGGCGAAGTCctggcgccggcgccggccTCGCGTTTCTTGATGGCAGACCCTCGGGAGGGGTTCTCCGTGCGCAACTTTCATATCCAGACGGCCAAACTGGCTGCCATGTCCGACATTGTCGTCTACGGAGAGGACACTGCGAGCAAGGCGGAACTTCTTGCGCTGGCTGAGGAGTTTGCGACGGCGCAGCATGCCTATAGACTCCAACATGACCCGGCGCAAGAACGGCCTTCTTATAACACCTTCGTCATCTCCA CTTCCTTTTCCGAGATTGAGAAGCATTACCCCAGCTTGATCGCGGTCAACTCGAAAGGTGTATTTACCGGTCAAGTTATGGATTTTT TCCAGTGGGAACGACTCGAAATGTGCAGCATGTCCCGGGCCTCCGAGATTTCCACCAATGTCTGGCTCGGCCCAACTCCAGACCATATGCTGAGAACCGGGGCCTGCGAGCACCCAATAGAAGAATCTTATGACCTGCTGATTGAAGCGAGCGATCTCGCCAGCATCCCAGGGCCGCGTTTCTTGGCCATGACTGATAAACAGCTCGAGAAAGGCCCCCAGCGCATGGAGTTCCCCTCGTCAGGATCGCTTGTCCTTCCATCGGGCCACACTCGTGAGATTGAGGACTTCGTCAACACCGTTCGTTGGATATATTACCTCACACATCCAGATGAGCCAGTGGAAGAGTCTATCCCTAGTGAGGACGATGACATTGCGATGGTTAACCTCCGCAAGAAGGCGCGCAGAGTCTTTATTCACTGCGCAGATGGCTATACTGAAAGTTCGCTACTAGCCATTGCCTACTTCATGTTCGCCGAGGGCGTCCCGGCACATGAAGCCTGGCTCAGGCTCCACTGTGAAAAGAAACGGAACTTTTTCACCTATCCCACCGACGTGGCGTTCCTGTGTCATGTCCAAGAACGTCTCTTGCAGGAGAGCCCTGAATGTCATCGAGTTGACGTGACGGATATGTGGGACCCCAATTGGTTTCTCAAGATTGATGGTTCCCTTCCGAGTCGCATCCTGCCATACTTGTACCTTGGCAACCTTGCCCATGCGAACAACCCCGAACTTCTCTGGAAACTTGGCATCCGCCGTGTGCTGAGCATCGGCGAGCCTGTCACCTGGAGTGACGAGGAACGCGCCAAGTGGGGACCCGAGAACTTGATGTATATCGACAACGTCCAAGATAACGGCATTGATCCCCTAAGCCTGGAGTTTGACCGGTGTCTTGATTTCATCG GTCATGGCAAGAAAGATGACGCCACCCTGGTTCACTGCCGAGTGGGCGTCTCCCGATCTGCAAGCATCTGCATCACAGAAGTGATGGCATCTCAGGGCCTGTCATTTCCGCGAGCATACTGCTTCGTCCGCGCACGCCGACTGAACGTGATCATCCAACCGCATCTTCGATTCGTCTACGAGCTCCTGCAATGGGAGGAGCtccagatgaagaagcaagGCCGGCCCGTTAAACGCGAGCTTGAGTGGCCCACCATCGCCCGCGAGATCGCACTCCTCAACAAGCCTTATTCCAGAGGTTGA
- a CDS encoding uncharacterized protein (ID:PFLUO_005183-T1.cds;~source:funannotate) — MASSKAEKEADIVMGTNNGSTVSKRSVEMIYYPEPHFFRPFVKKPQRQAPLVNRGYWLRMHAMTESVRRFLDTPSDKPKFVLNLGCGYDPLPFKLLSDERRSLRRGQTIFVDIDYEKLMVHKKTAIRRTQEIPDLLGDVEYLSDESPIQIRSERYLAVGCDLKNLTKLEDVIRNHILPSADCSVLCLAEVSLTHMDVKSSNAVISWASKLATDMKFCILEKFFPDGPDHPFALMMARHYNNRQTPLHSIHVYPSLADQERRFKDAGWPYARARSLWDLWSDNSFLPESTRTGLDAFEVFDQWEEFALSSSHYFLLIASTTSDVLLMDSPKVQQNVQEAAQTSGSCGFVLQPCCSVKSRGQRRFGALIPDGTVSVGHHGGVGPQTQLASTDLYSSSSEVTESCTQFPRDITAREGHTVTSVDEQNGTCLLVGGRASPAPFNDCWLRHENVWHQTHPLPKSRFRHSAIKVSFGNGLGMALVYGGKSKDNQILNNWLLWSNDDEKGWQTVDTDGPQPEARFGACLAKVQDDCGIMFGGIGHDGTILETVWTWKLSRSSDGSPKLTLADITGTVRNVSPRLFPYLNRFGATVSTTSFGVVVSGGIIARQTIPASKEILLLDLRELRDSITTATPCTSALITCIGLGDAFPGPRPLLTGHAACTTASDEVLILGGGAVCFSFGTFWNEGTWLLKRVDSTVENTWSLAASASKVYPQPQVRRLAVEPRGPDLVKSVPRIRIKSAAQFEQVVAKGQPVIIEGSDIGPCTELWTKEYLADAVGRDRKIVVHAAQSETMSFQTKNFSYVTKEFGTFLDEVQAGGRQYLRSISADQPSKLPADLATDFPGLQNDFCIPESLALVRENAHSSPLRISGPVTMWLHYDVMANVLCQVRGDRRLVLFPPDDVQSLSFPAGASSSTIDIFHSVGVDSIAGIPGTSPQEAVLGAGDILFIPPLWLHTACSTTGPVSVAVNVFFRNLRQGYAAGRDVYGNRDLQAYEKSRQDLQKMARSFDGVPPDMARFYLRRLAQELQVMADQ, encoded by the exons ATGGCCTCCTCCAAGGCCGAGAAAGAGGCTGATATCGTGATGGGC ACAAACAACGGCAGCACCGTGTCCAAGCGCAGCGTCGAGATGATCTACTACCCAGAGCCGCATTTTTTCCGTCCCTTTGTCAAAAAGCCCCAGAGGCAGGCACCACTGGTCAACCGTGGCTATTGGCTGCGTATGCATGCCATGACCGAGTCGGTGCGCCGGTTTCTAGATACCCCATCAGACAAACCAAAATTCGTCCTCAACCTCGGATGTGGATA TGATCCGCTTCCCTTTAAGCTACTCAGCGACGAGCGCCGCTCACTGCGTAGAGGGCAGACTATATTCGTGGATATCGACTATGAGAAGCTCATGGTCCATAAGAAGACCGCCATCCGCCGCACGCAGGAAATTCCGGATCTCCTGGGGGATGTAGAATATCTGTCTGATGAATCACCCATCCAAATTCGCAGTGAGCGGTACCTGGCTGTGGGCTGCGACTTGAAAAATTTGACCAAGTTGGAAGACGTGATACGAAACCATATCCTGCCCTCCGCCGACTGCTCGGTGCTCTGTCTCGCTGAGGTCTCTCTAACACATATGGACGTCAAGTCTTCCAATGCGGTCATCAGCTGGGCTTCCAAGTTGGCCACTG ATATGAAGTTCTGTATCTTGGAGAAGTTTTTCCCAGATGGTCCGGATCACCCCTTTGCGTTAATGATGGCGAGGCATTACAACAACCGCCAGACTCCGCTGCACTCGATTCATGTATACCCCTCTCTTGCTGATCAGGAACGGCGCTTCAAAGACGCAGGATGGCCATATGCGCGAGCAAGAAGTTTATGGGACTTATGGTCAGATAACTCATTCTTGCCCGAATCAACCAGGACAGGCCTTGATGCGTTCGAGGTCTTCGATCAATGGGAAGAGTTTGCACTTTCCTCCTCCCATTATTTTCTTTTGATTGCTTCGACAACCTCTGATGTCCTCCTCATGGATTCACCCAAAGTTCAACAAAATGTTCAAGAAGCAGCACAGACCAGCGGCTCTTGTGGGTTCGTTCTGCAACCATGCTGCTCCGTCAAGAGTCGCGGGCAGCGCAGATTTGGTGCTTTGATCCCTGATGGGACCGTTTCTGTCGGTCACCATGGTGGAGTTGGCCCGCAGACCCAACTTGCCTCCACAGATTTATactcctcctcttctgagGTCACTGAATCCTGTACACAGTTTCCCCGCGACATCACGGCACGAGAGGGCCACACCGTCACCTCAGTGGATGAGCAAAATGGGACTTGTCTTCTTGTCGGCGGAAGGGCTTCACCTGCCCCTTTCAATGACTGCTGGCTAAGACATGAGAATGTGTGGCATCAGACTCATCCTCTACCAAAATCAAGGTTCCGACACAGCGCGATCAAGGTCTCATTCGGCAATGGCCTAGGCATGGCGCTCGTCTACGGTGGAAAATCAAAAGATAACCAGATCCTTAACAATTGGTTACTTTGGAGCAATGACGATGAAAAGGGATGGCAGACCGTGGACACAGATGGTCCTCAGCCCGAGGCTCGCTTCGGGGCATGCCTTGCAAAAGTCCAGGACGATTGTGGGATCATGTTTGGCGGAATTGGACATGATGGAACTATTCTTGAAACCGTTTGGACATGGAAGCTCTCGCGATCTAGTGATGGATCTCCGAAATTGACTTTAGCCGACATCACTGGTACGGTCCGGAATGTCTCACCACGGCTTTTCCCGTATCTGAACCGGTTCGGAGCAACTGTCTCTACCACATCATTTGGAGTTGTCGTTTCCGGTGGCATTATAGCCCGTCAAACAATCCCGGCTAGCAAAGAAATTCTGTTGCTGGACCTCAGAGAACTACGGGATAGTATCACGACGGCGACACCATGCACTTCTGCTCTGATTACTTGCATCGGACTCGGAGACGCATTTCCGGGCCCTCGGCCTTTGCTCACTGGCCATGCTGCCTGCACCACAGCCTCTGACGAGGTTCTGATACTGGGTGGAGGAGCAGTCTGTTTCTCCTTCGGGACATTTTGGAACGAGGGCACTTGGCTACTAAAGCGTGTGGACTCTACTGTGGAAAATACATGGAGCCTCGCGGCTTCGGCATCAAAAGTATACCCCCAGCCCCAAGTGCGACGGCTGGCGGTCGAGCCCCGCGGTCCAGACCTGGTGAAAAGTGTCCCCCGCATACGAATCAAGTCTGCCGCGCAGTTCGAGCAAGTGGTGGCAAAGGGTCAACCCGTCATCATTGAGGGATCTGATATCGGGCCCTGCACCGAGCTCTGGACGAAGGAATACCTCGCAGATGCCGTTGGGCGGGACCGCAAG ATTGTCGTCCACGCAGCCCAGTCGGAAACGATGAGCTTTCAGACCAAGAACTTTTCGTACGTCACGAAAGAGTTTGGGACGTTCCTCGATGAGGTGCAGGCCGGTGGTCGACAATACCTGCGGTCCATCTCGGCGGACCAGCCGTCCAAGCTGCCAGCGGACCTGGCTACCGACTTCCCCGGGCTGCAGAATGACTTTTGCATTCCGGAATCCTTGGCACTGGTCAGGGAGAATGCGCATAGTTCTCCTCTGCGGATATCAGGGCCAGTCACCATGTGGCTACACTACGAT GTGATGGCCAATGTGCTGTGTCAAGTCCGCGGCGACCGGCGGCTCGTCCTGTTCCCACCGGACGACGTGCAGAGCCTGTCCTTCCCGGCCGGGGCGTCGAGTTCCACGATCGACATCTTCCACAGCGTCGGGGTTGACTCGATCGCGGGCATCCCCGGCACATCGCCACAGGAGGCCGTGCTAGGCGCGGGGGATATTCTGTTCATCCCGCCGCTGTGGTTGCACACGGCATGTTCCACCACGGGCCCGGTGAGCGTCGCGGTCAATGTGTTCTTCCGCAACCTGCGCCAGGGATATGCCGCCGGCCGCGATGTCTACGGCAACCGGGACCTGCAGGCGTACGAGAAATCGCGACAGGatctgcagaagatggccCGATCGTTCGACGGCGTCCCACCTGACATGGCCCGCTTTTATCTGCGGCGGCTGGCCCAGGAGTTGCAGGTCATGGCGGACCAATGA
- a CDS encoding uncharacterized protein (ID:PFLUO_005184-T1.cds;~source:funannotate), translating into MTMNFVTFNQDYSYLAVATGKGFRIFTTDPFAKSYETKEGNIAVIEMLFSTSLVALILSPRRLQITNTKRQCTICELTFPTTVLSVRLNRKRLIIVLENQIYVYDIQTMKLLSTIDTSPNPQAICALAPSSENCYMAYPLPQKAPAAQNTPAHAPPGSTHVSPTSGEVLIFDAIKLEAINVIEAHRSPLACITLNSDGTLLATASDKGTIIRVFSVPDGHKLYQFRRGSMPSHIYSMSFNTTSTLLCVSSSTETIHVFKLSHQGPSSSDGSPSPLSPVGRDQTFGQSPFGYSPDEDDASGEAGSGSLGFSNRKHNGTLIGMLRRTSQNVGGAVAATMGGYLPKGVSEMWEPARDFAWIKIPRSNHGQSGNGNAGPVRSVVAMSSNTPQVMVVTSDGNFYVFNIDLSKGGEGTLTKQYSVVDSTDRLGYSAMDF; encoded by the exons ATGACGATGAATTTCGTGACGTTCAACCAGGACTATAGCTACCTGGCGGTCG CGACAGGCAAAGGTTTCCGCATCTTCACCACTGATCCCTTCGCCAAAAGCTATGAGACCAAAGAGGGCAACATCGCGGTGATTGAGATGCTCTTTTCGACATCTCTAGTAGCCCTCATCTTGTCCCCTCGCCGGTTGCAGATCACAAATACCAAG CGGCAATGCACCATCTGTGAATTGACCTTCCCGACCACCGTCCTGTCAGTCAGGTTGAATCGCAAGCGTCTCATCATTGTCCTTGAGAATCAGATCTATGTCTATGACATCCAGACCATGAAACTTTTGTCTACCATTGACACATCCCCGAATCCTCAAG CTATCTGTGCTCTCGCCCCATCTTCAGAAAACTGCTACATGGCATATCCTCTCCCACAGAAAGCGCCTGCTGCCCAAAACACACCTGCACATGCTCCACCGGGGTCAACTCACGTCTCACCCACCAGCGGGGAGGTCTTGATTTTTGATGCCATAAAGCTGGAAGCGATCAACGTCATTGAAGCTCACCGTTCGCCTTTGGCTTGCATTACCCTCAACAGTGACGGGACTCTATTAGCGACTGCCTCCGACAAGGGAACGATCATTCGCGTGTTTTCCGTTCCAGACGGCCACAAGCTATATCAGTTCCGGCGCGGCTCCATGCCGTCGCATATATATAGCATGTCTTTCAACACCACTTCGACCCTTCTCTGtgtctcttcatccactGAGACCATTCACGTCTTCAAACTGAGCCACCAAGGTCCCTCGTCATCCGACGGGTCCCCTTCACCACTTTCCCCAGTGGGCCGAGACCAGACTTTCGGACAGAGCCCATTCGGCTATTCGCccgatgaggatgatgctAGTGGCGAAGCCGGCTCCGGCTCTTTGGGATTTTCCAACAGAAAGCACAATGGTACCTTGATTGGCATGCTTCGTCGCACATCCCAGAATGTGGGCGGAGCAGTCGCTGCCACGATGGGTGGGTACCTTCCCAAGGGCGTCAGCGAAATGTGGGAGCCCGCACGAGATTTTGCATGGATCAAAATCCCTCGGTCCAACCATGGTCAGAGCGGAAATGGGAATGCTGGTCCGGTCCGAAGCGTGGTTGCTATGAGCAGCAATACGCCTCAGGTGATGGTTGTCACCAGTGATGGCAACTTCTACGTGTTTAACATCGATCTGTCCAAGGGTGGAGAGGGGACGCTCACGAAGCAGTATTC AGTGGTTGATTCTACTGACCGACTGGGGTACTCGGCTATGGATTTCTGA
- a CDS encoding uncharacterized protein (ID:PFLUO_005185-T1.cds;~source:funannotate), which yields MSLTSPESQPQRKKRSHRTSNLLQAGIQEFVNTQVPESQLSACNVSLDTLPQALPKRFTIYEPLLLLPANAFNATPAWSALYTSLTDEQRQSLYASIAKSFARMGVTHIAINAPIALTDLRGQENRMRSPAGLIPLQGDFGDLSPVAGEEESQPSATDLERAFWVRTAQNHGIVQIWAPLYTMFSRGNITEKARILGQGPSANTFEGLDAQSLQQSVSETSVVDLYAGIGYFVFSYLRRGVKRVWGWELNGWSVEGLRRGCLANKWGCRVVKVTDDGKLAGGEDIEDLVKGLADTDRVVIFHGDNRFAADMLDTVSHVMNGLGTWNPVRHVNLGLLPSSKPSWENACRMLDVRRGGWIHVHENVDVHQIEQKKKEIEDELARMRSQEQTSLDLPIANCRHVEHVKTYAPGVMHCVFDVRLSGTDSAWRI from the coding sequence ATGTCCCTCACAAGCCCTGAATCCCAACCGCAACGCAAGAAACGATCCCACAGAACCTCCAACTTGTTACAAGCTGGAATCCAGGAATTTGTAAACACGCAAGTTCCGGAGTCACAGCTATCAGCGTGCAACGTATCTCTCGATACCCTACCGCAAGCACTCCCCAAGAGGTTCACAATCTACGAGCCACTTCTACTACTTCCAGCCAATGCATTCAACGCAACACCCGCCTGGAGCGCTCTTTACACATCTCTCACAGACGAGCAACGGCAAAGCCTCTATGCCTCAATCGCAAAGTCATTCGCGCGCATGGGCGTGACACATATCGCCATCAATGCTCCTATTGCATTGACCGACCTTCGAGGCCAGGAGAATCGGATGCGCAGCCCGGCGGGATTGATTCCGCTGCAAGGCGACTTTGGAGATCTATCACCAGTggccggcgaggaggaatCCCAGCCTAGCGCTACAGATCTTGAGCGTGCCTTTTGGGTACGCACGGCGCAGAACCATGGCATTGTTCAAATCTGGGCTCCGCTCTATACGATGTTCTCTCGGGGGAATATCACGGAGAAAGCACGCATTCTCGGCCAGGGTCCCTCGGCTAACACGTTTGAGGGGCTAGATGCGCAGTCGTTGCAGCAGTCTGTTTCGGAAACCAGCGTCGTGGATCTGTATGCGGGGATCGGGTACTTTGTCTTTTCATATTTGAGACGAGGAGTGAAGCGCGTTTGGGGGTGGGAACTGAATGGCTGGTCGGTGGAGGGTCTGCGTCGGGGATGTCTGGCGAATAAATGGGGGTGCAGAGTTGTCAAGGTTACCGACGACGGGAAACttgctggaggagaagatATTGAAGACCTCGTGAAAGGCCTGGCCGATACTGATCGCGTGGTGATTTTCCATGGCGACAACAGGTTTGCTGCCGACATGTTGGATACGGTCAGTCATGTCATGAACGGGCTGGGGACGTGGAATCCCGTCCGCCATGTCAACCTGGGTCTTCTGCCTTCGTCAAAACCGTCTTGGGAGAATGCCTGCCGGATGCTTGATGTACGAAGAGGCGGCTGGATCCATGTTCATGAGAACGTGGATGTCCATCAGATcgagcaaaagaagaaagagatcgaggatgagctggcACGAATGCGGTCTCAGGAACAGACTTCCCTTGACCTGCCAATTGCCAATTGCCGGCATGTGGAACACGTCAAGACGTATGCACCGGGCGTGATGCACTGCGTGTTTGACGTTCGATTGTCGGGCACCGACTCGGCATGGAGGATATAA